The following is a genomic window from Parabacteroides johnsonii DSM 18315.
ACGGAAAAGGGCGACTAGCACATCGTCTATGAGTTCTTTATTCCGCCTGATACTACCGTAACGCAGTGTATAAGCTTCCTGTGACAACAGATCTTTCCCTGTTATACGCGGTACGAATATCGTGTTGCAGATTGCGATTGCTTCTGGTCCGGAGATACGGATGACGGCAATTCCTCCAGCTCCGGGGGCAGTTGATACGGCGCAGATAGTATCTTCCATTCTTCTATATGGTTATTAATTCATATTCCTGTGTTCCGAGGCCGATCTTTTCAGCATGTTCCAGCCCTGCTTGCCAGTTTGTGTCGGGGTGCATGAGATGGAATTTGTCGCAACCTTCCAGATGTTCGTGATGCGGAGCGTCTGAAAGGCGGTTGCCTGTCTCCAGGATCGGGGCCTTGATCACCATATCGGCACAAGCCTTGTCTAATGCGACCGGATCAAAAGAGGCGGCGATGCCCAGATCTGGCACAATCGCAGCATCATTGTGATTCCAACAATCACATTCAGGTGAGACATTCATGATAAAACTGATGTGGAAATTCGGTTTGCCCGACAAGACTGCTTGGGTGTATTCGGCGATCTTATAGTTCAAACGTTCAGACGTGTCGCCTTCACCCATGACGGCTCCATCGTATTGGCAAAGAGCTACGCATTGGCCGCAACCAACACATTTGCCGTAGTCGATTTCTGCTTTATGGGAAGTATTCAAATGAATGGCATCGTGGCGGCAATGTTTGACGCATATATTACAACCCTTACAACTTTCGATGTCGATTCTGGGTTGCGATGCCGAGTGAAGTTCAAGTTTGCCCCCCACGCTGGCGCATCCCATGCCGAGGTTCTTCAATGCACCGCCGAATCCGGTCTGCTCGTGTCCTTTGAAGTGGTTCATGGAAATGACAATATCTGCATCGGCAATGGCGGAACCGATTTTGGGAGCTTTGCAATATTCACCGTCGATTTCGATTTCACGGTATTCGGTCCCTTTCAGGCCGTCGGCGATAATCACATCGCATTTGGCGGAAATGGGATTGAAGCCGTTTTCCATTGCACTTTCCAGATGATCTACAGCATTGGCGCGACGACCTGAATACAATGTGTTGCAATCTGTCAGAAAAGGCTTCGCCCCTAAACTGCGAAGCAACGTGGCCATCCGGGCCGCATAGTTTGGTCGAATAAAGGCTAGGTTGCCCGGTTCGCCGAAGTGGATCTTGATCGCTACAAACTGATTCTGGAAATCAATGTTTGCTATGCCTGCACGTTTTACGAGACGTTCCATCTTGTCCAACAAGTTGCTGGACGGAGTTGTACGGAGATTGGTAAAGTAAACTTTAGACGTTTCCATTTGTTTATTGGTTTATGTGGGCAAAGGTACAAAAAACTATTTTTCCTGCGAGTTGTTGGTTTTGTAGATTGGCTTTTATATAGTATTTTTGTGTCAAATCAGTTAAAATATGGACATGTTTCGGTTAAACCATGAGCAATTACTTAAAGGCGTAAATCTGAGTTTCCAACGTTACTTATCCCGGCAGGTCAAGTGGGACAGGAGGTTGATCGGTCTCTTTGGAGCGAAAGGGGTGGGAAAAACTACGCTTTTGTTACAGCATATCAAATCGACTTATGGTGATTCTCATGAAGCCCTGTATTTGCCACTTGATAATATATGGTTTCAGAAACGGCACATGTTGTCCGAAACGGTCAGGCGATTCCATGAGAAGGGAGGGAGGCATCTTTTCTTGGATAATGTCCATCGATATGGAAACTGGATACAGGCGATAGAGCGTTTGCATGACGATTATCCTGATATGCAAATTGTGTTTGCCGCACCTTCGCTAGTCGAAGGTGAAAAGATGGAGCCGTCTTTGGGCGGGAAAGGCGATTGGTATACGTTGCATACCATGTCGTTTCGTGAATATTTGTCCTATGAAGGTGCGCTGGACCTCAAACCGATCCCATTGGACGAGCTTTTGCTTCACCATGCGGAAGTGACGCAACAGGTGATGGACGAGATAAACATAGTCCCCATTTTCCGGAATTATCTGGAACATGGCTGCTATCCTTTCTATTGGGAAGATCCGGATGCTTTCAATTTTCGTTTGCAGGATTTGGTGCGGGATTCGGTTGATGTGGACCTGCCTGCCATTCGCCAGATGAACAATGCCATGTCCCGGAAGATGAAACAATTGCTGATTCAGCTTGCCAAAGAAGCTCCGGAGTTTCCCCGCATGCAGGTTCTGACATCCAAGTATGAGATGGATAACACACAAATACACAAGTTGCTGGATTATATAAAAGAAATAGGAGTGCTCCGCATTCTACAAGTCAGGAAAGAAGACGGCGGACTGACCCGTTCGTATCGCTCTTTCTTGGCGAACACGAATCTGATGGCAAGCCTTTTCCGGGAGATGGAGCGGATTTACTTGGGAGAAACGTTTTTCGTCGATCAGATGTCTAATTGTGGAACGGTGGAACTTCTGCATAATGGAGACTATCGTGTGAATGGAAAGTACACGTTCGTGATTGGTGATCCGTTGATGGACTATGAACGTATCAAGAATGTAGAAAATACGTTTGCCGCCATACACGGGCAGCCCAAGAGTGTAGGAAACAAGATACCTATCTGGGCGCTTGGCCTTTGTTATTGATCGATTTTGTCATCAACTAAATATGTAAGTTATGTTGGAAAATATGAAAAACAGACGGACGATCCGTAAATATACGACTCAGGACATTCCGGATGCTTTGTTGAATGAATTGCTGGAAGTTGCCACCCGTGCATCCAATACGGGGAATATGCAACTGTATAGCGTGGTCATTACTCGCGATAAGGCGAATAAGGAAAAGTTGGCTCCAGCCCATTTCAATCAGCCGATGATTACGACAGCTCCAGTCGTGCTCACTTTCTGTGCTGATGCCAACCGTTTTGTAAAATGGGCGGAGCAGCGTGATGCCCTGGCCGGTTTCGACAATTTCCAAACTTTTATCGCTTCGACTATTGATGCGATGCTGTTTGCCCAGAGTTTCTGTACGGCAGCAGAAGAAAAAGGTTTGGGGATCTGTTATTTGGGAACGACGGCTTATAATGCAGATAAGATTATCGACGCCTTGTCGCTTCCACGCTTGGTTGTCCCTATCGTGACAGTCACGGTCGGCTATCCCGACGGAATGCCTGATCAGGTGGAACGTCTGCCACTTGGAGCAGTGGTTCACCAGGAGGTTTATACGGATTATACGCCAACTTCTATTGATGCATTGTATCACGATAAGGAGGAACTGGAAGTAAATAAGCAATTTGTACGGGAGAATGATAAAGAGACATTGGCCCAGGTATTTACGGATGTACGTTATACGAAGGCCAATAATGAATATTTCTCCGGTGTATTACTGAAAGTCTTGAATGATCAGGGTTTTATGAAATGATATGCACGTCGTAGTGTATGAACAGCCCGCTTTCGATAACCCCGGTGATCGACTTGATCGATTCTTCCAGGTTATTGGGGATATGATCGAACCAGGTATCGAGAATCAGGTTCCCGTTCTCCGTGATCACAGGGCCGTCTTTCCCTTTAGCCATTCTTAATTTGATTTCTTTGGGATTATAAGCCCGGAGCACTTCTTCGACGTAGGTAAGTGCTTCGGGAAATATCTCTATAGGGACCGGGAAGCGGGATCCTAATTGGGTTACGATCTTGGATGGATCGGCGATAATATAGGTGCGGGGACTGGAGTTGATCAGTAGCTTTTCTTTGAACATTGCTCCTCCGCGCCCTTTGATCATATTATGTTCCGTGTCTATTTCGTCGGCCCCGTCGAATGTCCAGTCCGGTTTGTGTTCCCACAGGCTGGTGACAGGGATACCCAAACGAACACATGCCATACGGATTTCCTGTGAAGTTGGGATTGCACGGATATGTAATTGTTCGTTTTTCATCCGTCTGGCGATTTTTAATAAGGCCAGATAGGCAGTCGAACCCGAACCTACTCCGATGATTTCTCCCTCTTTTACCATCGAGGAAATGATGTCTGCCACTCTCTCTTTCTCTTCTCTGTTGGAGATGGTTTTTCCCCATTCCAAAGATGATAATATTGTCTTTCCCCATTCCATGATTTATCGACTTTGTTTTAGTAACCATAACCCTATGCATTAGGTGGCATAACCCATAGGGTTAGCCCCCGTAAAGCATAGCTTTTTTAGATCCGATCCAATACTGTTTCGATCAGCCCGGCGATGGAACCTTTGTATTCGGTATTCATGTCTTGGGTTACCCGTCCGGCAATGATGCAGCACACGGTCATGGCACGATGTCCCATCAAGGCGGACAGCCCGGCGAGGGACGAACTCTCCATTTCGAAGTTGGTAATCCGGCTATCGTTGAACTTGAAGGCTTCTATTTTCCGGTTCAACTCCGGATCGGCGAGTGGCAGGCGGAGCCGACGACCTTGCGGACCGTAGAAACCGTTGGCCGCAATCGTTACTCCCCGGATAATATCATATTGCGTGATCTGTTCGACCAGAGAAGGATCAGCGGAAACAACATAGGGCTTGATGCCGTTTAGCTTCCATTCCAATTGTCTTATCAATTCTGATTCGAAAGCCTTGTCGCGCACTTCCTCGGAGCCGGCATAAAAATACAGGACTCCGTCGAACCCGATCGATTTTCCGGCAGCGACATAAGTCCCGACAGGAACAAACGGTTGCAATCCTCCTGAAGTGCCGACACGCACCATTGTCAGTTGCCGGAATTCCGGTTTGATGGTGCGAGAGGCAAAGTCGATGTTTGCCAGAGCGTCCAGTTCATTCAGGACGATGTCGATATTATCGGTCCCGATGCCGTGTGAAAGCGTCGTGATACGCTTCCCTTTGTAAGTACCGGTGATGGTGTGGAATTCACGGCTCGACACTTCACATTCTTTCGTATCGAAATAGGAGGCGACAGTGTTTACGCGATCGGGATCGCCGACCATGATGATCTTGTCGGCGAGCTGTTCCGGTTTCAGATGGAGGTGGAAGCAACTGCCATCGGGATTGATAATAAGTTCAGAAGGAGCGATCATTTGATTTATGATTTTATATTTATGATTTCAGATTTATGTGTGGATAATAAATCATAAATCTGAAATCATAAATCCTTATTAGTCTTTTAATGGTTTCGAAGGTGCACTTGACGGTTTGGCGATTGCTTCTCGCATGCTGGTGTCTGCTTCGATATTCTTCATCTTATAATAGTCCATGATACCCAAATTGCCGCTACGGAAAGCTTCGGCCATAGCCTTGGGTACTTCGGCTTCGGCTTCGATAACCTTTGCACGGGCTTCCTGTGCTTTGGCTTTCATTTCCTGTTCGACAGCAACGGCCATAGCACGACGTTCTTCGGCCTTTGCCTGGGCGATATTCTTGTCGGCTTGAGCCTGGTCCATTTGCAGATAAGCTCCGATGTTCTTGCCTATGTCGATATCGGCGATGTCGATGGACAAGATTTCGAATGCAGTCCCCGCATCCAAACCTTTGCGGAGAACCAGTTTGGAGATGGAATCTGGGTTTTCCAATACGCTTTTATGATTTTCAGACGAACCGATAGAGGATACAATACCTTCGCCGACACGGGCCAGAATCGTTTCTTCGCCGGCCCCTCCGACTAACTGCTTGATATTGGCACGGACCGTCACACGCGCTTTGGCGATCAACTGAATACCGTCTTTGGCAACGGCTGTAACGGGAGGTGTGTCGATGACTTTCGGGTTTACCGACATCTGCACGGCTTCGAATACGTCACGTCCTGCTAAGTCGATAGCGGTTGCCATCTGAAAAGGGAGGTCGATATTCGCTTTCGATGCGGAAACGAGGGCATGGACAACCTTTTCGACATGTCCGCCTGCCAGGTAGTGTGCTTCCAGTTCGTCACGAGTCAGCATTTTCAGACCAGCTTTGTGGGCTTCGATCATGGCGCGAGTGATGACATAAGGCGGCACGTTACGGATACGCATCAGGAAAAGCTGTATCAGCGAGATGTTGACACCTGAAACTTTTGCCGAGATCCATAGGAGGAACGGCACATAATAAAAGAAAATTACCAGCAGCAATATCGCTGCCCCCAAAAGGGCGAGAGGTACAAAGGTCATTTCCATGTGAGTAGAATTATGATTTATGAATTATGATTTATTTTTCAACTTTTAATTTTCACGATTACATTATAACCGTCGACGCGTATCACCTCGACCGGTGTGTTTTCGTCAATCAGTTCGTCCACCGATTTGGCTTCCACCATAATCCCGTTAATACGGGCCTTCCCGATTGGAGCGAGGCGTGAAAGTGTCAACCCTTCGTCACCCGGCACGATCCCCAGATCACGGCTGGACACCAGCTTGGAATCGATGTCGGTTTTCAAAGCCACCCGGTTGAAGGATTTGGAACGCAACAACCAGACGAAGGAGGCTACGAATACGAGCAATGATACCGCCAATGTCACATTTCCCACCGGCGTACCGACCGAGTAGGCATAGATCAGGCCACCGGCAGCAAAAAGGAATCCTCCGACACCGGCAACCGTGATACCTGGTAACATAAATATTTCCAGCAGGATGAGTACGATGGCTACAACCATTAGGAAAGCGATGATGAACGTTTCAAATATCATATAGGCACTTGTTTTATCGTTTGTTTTTCAGATAATTGATCTCTGCATTACGGGCTTTCTTTTCCAATTCGCCGGGTTGTTCCAGCAAAGCATTCAGTTGTTCTTCCGCTTGCAGGATGGTAGGCTTCAACTGCTCTTTGCGGGCCGTGTTGCCTTTGACATAGGAAGTGCGCAGACCATCGAGTTTTTCATTCAACTCTTTGATCTGTTTGTTCAAGGCAACTACTTTTTCGTAATAGCTCTTTGCTTCTGGGCTGTTGATCTCATCGAGCTTGTAATAGACGATATTACCTGCGATGATGAATTCAAAATCCTTTTCGATCTTTTCCTCTCCGTAGGGTATTTCCGTATGGGACAGGCGAATCAGATCGGTATAGTCGGAACCTTCCTTCCAGGAATCCCGGATGGAAGTAATCGCGGCACGGGTCCGTTTCATTTCGATGTCTTCGCTCTCCACTCGTTTGTGCTCCGGGTTCGGGATAAAAAGATAGACGCAGGCTTTACCCTCCGGTTGGAAACGGTCGGACACGAACCATCCCAATCCTTTCACTTCGTCGAAGACCATCATATAATCGTTGTAGGGCGAATTGAACGGCATACCCAACTGCTCTGGTGCCAGATAAGTGTCAGAATTGATGTTGTAGCGGGTGACAAAGAGGTCATAACCGCCAATCGAACCGTTCCCTTTGGAAGAATAATAGATTGTAGCGCCATCGGAAAGGACGAACGGGTAGTTGTCGTCATCATTGCTGTTGATATTCATCGGTAACTGTTTTTCGTCACCCCATTCGTCCATAAGCATGGAC
Proteins encoded in this region:
- a CDS encoding DUF362 domain-containing protein produces the protein METSKVYFTNLRTTPSSNLLDKMERLVKRAGIANIDFQNQFVAIKIHFGEPGNLAFIRPNYAARMATLLRSLGAKPFLTDCNTLYSGRRANAVDHLESAMENGFNPISAKCDVIIADGLKGTEYREIEIDGEYCKAPKIGSAIADADIVISMNHFKGHEQTGFGGALKNLGMGCASVGGKLELHSASQPRIDIESCKGCNICVKHCRHDAIHLNTSHKAEIDYGKCVGCGQCVALCQYDGAVMGEGDTSERLNYKIAEYTQAVLSGKPNFHISFIMNVSPECDCWNHNDAAIVPDLGIAASFDPVALDKACADMVIKAPILETGNRLSDAPHHEHLEGCDKFHLMHPDTNWQAGLEHAEKIGLGTQEYELITI
- a CDS encoding AAA family ATPase; its protein translation is MFRLNHEQLLKGVNLSFQRYLSRQVKWDRRLIGLFGAKGVGKTTLLLQHIKSTYGDSHEALYLPLDNIWFQKRHMLSETVRRFHEKGGRHLFLDNVHRYGNWIQAIERLHDDYPDMQIVFAAPSLVEGEKMEPSLGGKGDWYTLHTMSFREYLSYEGALDLKPIPLDELLLHHAEVTQQVMDEINIVPIFRNYLEHGCYPFYWEDPDAFNFRLQDLVRDSVDVDLPAIRQMNNAMSRKMKQLLIQLAKEAPEFPRMQVLTSKYEMDNTQIHKLLDYIKEIGVLRILQVRKEDGGLTRSYRSFLANTNLMASLFREMERIYLGETFFVDQMSNCGTVELLHNGDYRVNGKYTFVIGDPLMDYERIKNVENTFAAIHGQPKSVGNKIPIWALGLCY
- a CDS encoding nitroreductase family protein, coding for MLENMKNRRTIRKYTTQDIPDALLNELLEVATRASNTGNMQLYSVVITRDKANKEKLAPAHFNQPMITTAPVVLTFCADANRFVKWAEQRDALAGFDNFQTFIASTIDAMLFAQSFCTAAEEKGLGICYLGTTAYNADKIIDALSLPRLVVPIVTVTVGYPDGMPDQVERLPLGAVVHQEVYTDYTPTSIDALYHDKEELEVNKQFVRENDKETLAQVFTDVRYTKANNEYFSGVLLKVLNDQGFMK
- the rpiA gene encoding ribose 5-phosphate isomerase A translates to MEWGKTILSSLEWGKTISNREEKERVADIISSMVKEGEIIGVGSGSTAYLALLKIARRMKNEQLHIRAIPTSQEIRMACVRLGIPVTSLWEHKPDWTFDGADEIDTEHNMIKGRGGAMFKEKLLINSSPRTYIIADPSKIVTQLGSRFPVPIEIFPEALTYVEEVLRAYNPKEIKLRMAKGKDGPVITENGNLILDTWFDHIPNNLEESIKSITGVIESGLFIHYDVHIIS
- a CDS encoding nucleoside phosphorylase translates to MIAPSELIINPDGSCFHLHLKPEQLADKIIMVGDPDRVNTVASYFDTKECEVSSREFHTITGTYKGKRITTLSHGIGTDNIDIVLNELDALANIDFASRTIKPEFRQLTMVRVGTSGGLQPFVPVGTYVAAGKSIGFDGVLYFYAGSEEVRDKAFESELIRQLEWKLNGIKPYVVSADPSLVEQITQYDIIRGVTIAANGFYGPQGRRLRLPLADPELNRKIEAFKFNDSRITNFEMESSSLAGLSALMGHRAMTVCCIIAGRVTQDMNTEYKGSIAGLIETVLDRI
- the floA gene encoding flotillin-like protein FloA (flotillin-like protein involved in membrane lipid rafts), producing the protein MEMTFVPLALLGAAILLLVIFFYYVPFLLWISAKVSGVNISLIQLFLMRIRNVPPYVITRAMIEAHKAGLKMLTRDELEAHYLAGGHVEKVVHALVSASKANIDLPFQMATAIDLAGRDVFEAVQMSVNPKVIDTPPVTAVAKDGIQLIAKARVTVRANIKQLVGGAGEETILARVGEGIVSSIGSSENHKSVLENPDSISKLVLRKGLDAGTAFEILSIDIADIDIGKNIGAYLQMDQAQADKNIAQAKAEERRAMAVAVEQEMKAKAQEARAKVIEAEAEVPKAMAEAFRSGNLGIMDYYKMKNIEADTSMREAIAKPSSAPSKPLKD
- a CDS encoding NfeD family protein, translating into MIFETFIIAFLMVVAIVLILLEIFMLPGITVAGVGGFLFAAGGLIYAYSVGTPVGNVTLAVSLLVFVASFVWLLRSKSFNRVALKTDIDSKLVSSRDLGIVPGDEGLTLSRLAPIGKARINGIMVEAKSVDELIDENTPVEVIRVDGYNVIVKIKS
- a CDS encoding tetratricopeptide repeat protein, with the protein product MNWLSNKLFYTIGITLLCGGLHAQSLAEAKKLYNEGKYAEAKPAFEKLVKQAPSNSSYNHWYGVCCYETGDLTGAEKHLKVAVKRKVQEAYRYMSEVYYKTYRFDQAREMLEEYINLLAKKKQNPQAFEAKLDLANNAQRMMEKVEDIQIIDSLVVDKDNFLSAYILSEESGTLDSYKDFFQTNEPVSSTVYKNQKGDKIYYAHSTDNDHYCLFTQSMLMDEWGDEKQLPMNINSNDDDNYPFVLSDGATIYYSSKGNGSIGGYDLFVTRYNINSDTYLAPEQLGMPFNSPYNDYMMVFDEVKGLGWFVSDRFQPEGKACVYLFIPNPEHKRVESEDIEMKRTRAAITSIRDSWKEGSDYTDLIRLSHTEIPYGEEKIEKDFEFIIAGNIVYYKLDEINSPEAKSYYEKVVALNKQIKELNEKLDGLRTSYVKGNTARKEQLKPTILQAEEQLNALLEQPGELEKKARNAEINYLKNKR